The Solibacillus sp. FSL R7-0682 genome includes a window with the following:
- a CDS encoding aminotransferase-like domain-containing protein yields the protein MKTLQPFKMASKFDGIKLLSAAAAKIPTDLIPLSYGFPAKEAYNVSLMAQCAAKGIEDGGYKCLEYSGGEGPSKIATWIKERSTIREIHVNEKNIFVTTGSGQAMDIVARTLTNEEDEIWVEAPTFFGALRSFSLAGLTIRGFEMDESGLKVDLVEAALMEAAELGKPMPKFLYVIPNFHNPGGITLSLERRIKLAQLALTYNFYIIEDDAYAELNFTDTILPAIYSFAPERVIYMSTFSKTIAPAIRLGWVIVSPELAPKLRMLKSDGSTSVMVQEIVATYLNFIDFDQHVADISAIYQSRRDVMVEALDEYLGNEISYIIPEGGFFIWISFKETVNTADFEELALEYGVSYIVGEHCFADHSQQNHIRLCFSYCDEVQCREAIKRIASAYFEKYPIKSIV from the coding sequence ATGAAAACGTTACAACCATTTAAAATGGCGAGTAAATTTGACGGTATTAAATTACTTAGTGCTGCAGCTGCAAAAATTCCAACCGATTTAATCCCCTTATCTTACGGCTTTCCTGCAAAGGAGGCATATAATGTATCATTAATGGCGCAATGTGCAGCAAAAGGTATTGAAGACGGCGGATATAAATGCTTAGAGTACAGTGGCGGTGAAGGCCCATCCAAAATTGCTACTTGGATTAAAGAGCGTTCCACTATTCGAGAAATTCACGTAAACGAAAAAAATATATTTGTTACAACCGGCTCTGGTCAGGCAATGGATATTGTTGCACGTACACTTACCAATGAAGAAGATGAAATTTGGGTAGAAGCACCTACATTTTTCGGTGCGTTACGCTCCTTTTCTTTAGCCGGCCTTACGATTCGTGGGTTTGAAATGGATGAAAGTGGGCTAAAGGTTGATTTAGTTGAGGCGGCATTAATGGAAGCTGCCGAACTCGGTAAACCGATGCCAAAATTCCTTTATGTTATTCCGAATTTTCATAACCCTGGCGGTATTACCCTTTCTCTTGAGCGTCGAATTAAGCTAGCGCAGCTTGCATTAACTTACAACTTTTACATTATAGAAGATGATGCCTATGCGGAATTAAACTTTACCGACACAATTCTACCAGCAATTTACAGTTTCGCACCTGAGCGTGTCATTTATATGAGTACTTTTTCTAAAACAATCGCCCCTGCTATTCGTCTAGGTTGGGTTATTGTCAGTCCAGAGCTTGCACCTAAATTACGCATGCTCAAATCAGACGGCTCAACAAGTGTCATGGTGCAAGAAATCGTTGCGACTTACTTAAACTTTATTGATTTTGATCAGCACGTAGCGGATATTTCAGCGATTTATCAATCACGACGAGACGTGATGGTGGAGGCTCTGGATGAATATTTAGGAAATGAAATTTCTTATATTATACCAGAGGGTGGCTTTTTCATCTGGATCTCGTTCAAGGAAACAGTTAATACTGCTGATTTTGAGGAGCTCGCTTTAGAATATGGTGTGAGCTACATTGTTGGTGAACACTGCTTCGCTGATCATAGTCAACAAAATCATATACGCCTTTGCTTTTCCTATTGCGATGAAGTACAGTGTCGAGAAGCAATCAAACGCATTGCAAGCGCATATTTCGAAAAGTATCCAATAAAAAGTATTGTATAG